The genomic DNA TACCTTGAGCTCCTCTTGTCTTCTCTGATAGTACAGCATCAGCTGTTTCTGCTCCTCACTGCTGATCACTGGTTCTCGGGCTGGAGCTCCTTGTCCTCTCTGAAAGGAGGAGGGTGGAGCAGACTGTGGATTACAGCATTCTCACAGGGGCAATCAGGAGGTCACAGAGAATGTTTTACGACTGCCTTCGCCGACTGCTACACGGTGATCCATGCTGATTGGCACGGGAAGGTCTGGACTCCAGCAGCCCCTCGCCCTGGGCCCTCATGGTAGACGGAGACCAGAGGCCGGGCAGTGCTGTGTGCCGTGGCCATTCCCCAGGCAGCCACTGCAGGTCCAGTGGGGAACGGAGGGAGATCATGGAGGATCCCGTTTCCCCCAAATCATAGAAAAATGATTCATGACAGCATGTGACCAAAGCAGCCTTGTGGAGATACAGCTCTAGGCTACCTACATCCGTAAATGCTCCTGTTCACAGAGTATCAGTACTTTGAAAACTTGAAATCAGTCCTCTAGGCTCTAGTTTTCATTTCAAGAAACTGACAGTGTCCCCAGCTGGAGAACTTCATCTTGGCCTCCACTTgattgaggaaatatttttagttACTTATAGCCCATTTCTACAGTTGAAGTCAACAAGGCTTAtctactcccctcccccaccccccgttaaaacaaaacaaactccagACAGTGTCAATCAATAATCCATCCACAGATTCTTGCAGTTTTCGCTGGTGCACAAAGAGTCTGACTTTAAGCCTGGACTAGTGGGATTCAAGTATTTGCAACTAGGAGGTAAAGTCAGACTTATTCAACATGTTTATCAGTTggaaaataattagtaaaaagTTGTGACATGTTAAAGCACAAGTACTTACTTGCTGAATCTTGACGATAATTTtggttttttcatttttgcccaCATAGTCGGAAAGCGTCTTTGTTCTCCTTAGCTCCTTGGCCACCCACCACAGTTGGGCCTCTGATTCACGAATGACATTCAGTCCTGCCTGGGGCACAGCAAGAACCGGCTTTAAGGTTTATCAGGACACCGCCCCAAGTGTGTGATCCCACCCCTGATGTGTGCGCAGCCTGGCTGGTGCTCCCTGCCAGTGTGGGGCTGGCATTTCCACCCTCCACGTCCCACTCCCCACACAGGAAGAACCAACCCCTCCACCAAGTCagactgccctttttttttttttttttaagagggggagagagagaatcccaagcagactcagttgtcaatctcacaaccctgagatcatgacctgagttgaaatcaagagtcagacatttaaccaactgagccctccaggtgcccttGCCGTTGCTCATTTTGATGCCAACTCACTCCCTGACTCAGTTAACTTCTGGTTCTGGGAAGGGGAGAGTATCTGAGCTCATCTGCACCCTTCTCTGTGGATGGATTTTTAGGATACTGCCAAGAAGGAACATTGGAATCCTGCTGGGTTTTAAATACAGGCATAATGAGGCTGTTTTTGTGCTTCTGCATATACCACCTGTTTAAGGTGGCTCAGAGCCACGGATACTGCCCAGTaggttaagaaataaatgagaaaaacaagaaaataacatGAAGCAAAAGGTAAACCGcagcagggcggggggggggggggggggggggggagctgcaTACAGAGCAGAATGCTATACCCAGAGGGGTCAAATGGGCGGTGATGCACCTCACAGAATGCCCACGAGCCACATACCTGAGTTCCAGACAagtcttctttattttcaaattccttCCGGATGGGATCATAGGGAGGCAGCCCCATGGGGTAAACAATCATCACAGCACCTCGCAGCTGGTCCAGGGCAGCTTCCACCATCTCTATGGTAACGCAGACTCCAGCTTCCACTTGTTTCTGAAAGGACAAGGCCAGGCCTCATTGTTCACAAGGCGGCTAatccattcagtaaatatttaacaagCTCTTTTAGGAGACTCTTGCCAGGTACTGCCAGCGTGACAATAAGGACTCCAACAGTGCTCGCTACCAAAGCCACTCCGTCTAAGTCTGGGGCTTCCATGCAACCACCATGGCCTAGACCATAAAGCTGACTCTGAGTGGGGCTCAGGACACTCAGCAGTACACACTGAAAGTCAGGCAGCACCTTGAAAGGAGGCagcacaggagcaggaggggTGAGTGACGGGGTGAAGACGGGAACTGAACGGGGTGCTGCGGGCCcagcagaagcagaaggaagcaGTGGAGAGCAGTGGGCTGTCTGCAGGGGGTGGAGGGACGGGACAGCCAGTGTTGGCCAGGGAGCTGGGGCTCAGGCCGGAAGGGCCATGGAGGCCAGGGTGCCTCTCCTGGGAAGGAGGGGGGCACCGGGAGCCTAACCTCATCTTGGGTGAAGAATGCCCTGGTTCAGGGAGGGCAGGTGGCAGGCTCAGCAGAGCTCAGGAGAGGATACAGTGGAGGATACATCTGCTCTCTGGCCCTGTTCTTGGCACAGGGGCTTCAAAATCCCCAGGGATTTCCTGAGTGGTAGGAATGTCTGTTGTTATTCATAATGAGTCCCTTTGGAGGCACcagagtttatgctaatgaggtgacggggcggggggggggggggggggggggggggggggcttagtTTAGAGGGAAAGGCTGGCCACTGGCCACTTGGGGGAGACCAAGCTGGGATTAGAGGGTTAGGTTAGAACTTCCATATCCAACCCCCATCACTACTACCCGCcccttgggggaggggagagctggAGAGGACTTAAATCACTGGCCAATAATTTGCCCATGTAATGAAAGTCTGATAAAAATTCTGGGTATTGAAGCTCAGTAGAGCTCCCTGGTTGGAGAACACACTGATATTTGAAGGAGAGGGTGGGGAAGCTCTGCAAGCCCCCAACCCCCCCAGACTTTGCCTTAAGTATCTCTTCCACCTGGCGGTTTCTGAGTTGTACCCTTGATACAAAACTATACTAGTAAGTATGCACTTGCAGTGTGTTCTGTGAGTTGTTCCAGCAAATTGGTGCATGTAGAGCGGGGGTCGTGGGAACATCCACATTCCACATTTAGGGCCAATTCGGAAGCAGTGTGGGCTACCTGGCGCCTGaactaagtgtgtgtgtgggggtcctTCTGGGGCCTCGTCCTACCACTCGTGGGATCCGAGCTGATCCCAGTAGTTAGTGTCAAACTTGAACTCAGGCCACCTTGCTGGTGCCTGAAAGGCCTGCAATAAAACTGGCTGAGGTGAGGGACAAGGAACTGGGTCGGACAGGCATCCTCATGGGACCCACGCTGAGGCACCGGGGGCTCTGCTGCCACCAGGGGGAAATCTGCGGGAAGTGCTTCTTCCCGGGTCCAGAACACGGGGATGAGCAAGAAAATCAATGAGCTGTCCAGTCTAGGAGAGCTGAGATTGAAGTCCCGGCTGGCGGGCTTTCAGGGAGAACCACTTAGGAACCAGGTGGAAACTCAGgtgcaaaggaaggaaggagtcagGGGAGGAGGCAGATCTGAGTTACCGCAGAGGTAAGCATGCATCTGGCAGAGGAGGGAAAACACTGAGAAGAgtagagaggagggagaggaggaccAAGGAGAAAGTTCTGTGTCTCCTAAATACTAAATGTACAAGGCAAGAGCAAGGACACCCAGGGGAGCTGGGAGGGAAAGGATAGGAGGATCCTCAATGTGCTCAAAGGCATCATCAGTGTCATCATCGCGGGAAGACAAAGCGAGGGGCCGCCCCAGGCATGCCGGTCTCCCTTGCCTCTGGAAGGCTTAACAGAAATCAAAGGCCGGTCCGAGGAGAACTCTGGAAGCCAGGAGTAGAGTCTGTTTCAAACGACAGGCTTTAGGGCATCATTTAAAAAGCTAACCTTCGATATTATTGCTTTGGCCTCTTCTATAGTCTTCTTtaaaatttgcttcattttttcatttggagctgtgaaaataaaacagggaagaggaagagaaatggccAACTTTAAAACGATTCTTAGTATCCTAATCCCTCCTGGCTGAGTCAGGGAGCAGGGAGATGAGAGAAGGACCTGCGTGGAATTCAGGTGAGGGACACGCGAAAGTGGACTGTGAGAAGTCAGGTAAGACTACCTCGAAGTTTAACTTCTTAATGAATAAAAGTGCTAATCAGGCAGTGCAAATGCTAGAAACCTAAAGCCCTGTTAGAGTAGAAATGGCTAATATAAGACAATACTGGTTTAAAGGTGAACCACAAACCATATTAACTGATTCTTCTGAGACACTATCACTATTATTTTTCTCACTGATGCAATTTCTTCTATAAAGCAAAGAATCTCTCCAAACTGACAAGGAGCCTATATACAAAAAGACGTGGAAGACAGCCAACCATTTTCCAGGCTAAAACTCAACGGAAATAATACAATTGCTATTATCTTCAAAATTTTTTTGCAAAAGTATTTTTTGAGGGTGTAAAGTCCTTGTAGGGACACTTCTCTATTTCTTTGGCTCCTAACAGTGTTTTAGGAGCACCGCAGATACTTAAGTGTTTGCTCAGTGATTAATTAGTCTTCTAAATGGAGCTTTCTCACAGGTTGAAAGGGATAAGCTATCAGAACGGGTTACCATCTTTCCTCCTTGAAATTCCACACGACCAAGCACACACTAAAGGGGGAATAATTTCAGAATTCTCTGACAGGTACTGAGCTGCTCTACGTCATGGAGAGGCATGCCTTCAATTCAAGGGGAGACCCGTGTGGCCAcgttaatttccttctttctcaaggaATCTCTAAATAAACCCCGTTATCtgcaaaaccaaaacagaacGGAACCTTCAATACATTTGCAATGACTTCCCCCAAAGGCAATTAGGTTGAACCACATGAAACTGCTGATTTTCACCATTTGTTACCTACAATAATGGTAGCTTCCAGTGGTTCACCTAACAGGTTTAAAAGCTAGCAGTGTCTTAGTAAAAGCAAGAAGACAGACGCTTCCTCTACCCGCCCAATTCATTCTGGATTTGCACTGCACCACAAGGGCTTAGCTACCCAGTGCAGCAGCATCTCCTAGGTTTGTACAGAAAACGGAGGTCAGTGTTTCAATGTAAAGAGCTGCTTGCACGTTGTGCCCACAGAAACAGCAGGCTGGATTACCTTGCCCATTTCTTCGGCCAATGTTGTCCTTTTTAAATACTGAGCCCCCACTGGGTACACACTTTTCACCCCATTCGTCCCTTAATTTCAGTTCTTCAATCTGGTCATCGGTCAGTCCTTGCATATTAGGAGGGAGAAATATGCCATGTTCTGCTAattcttccatttcttaaaaataagaaaaagttagACAGTATGTATCATGATTATCATCACAACACTTCGTACCCCAATGAAATGTAAGCTCCCTACAGGTCACCAGTCTTGCCCATTGGTTCCCTATTTAACATTAGATACCACTTGGTTTGTGCCAGACCTGTCCTTGACCTTTGACAAATGGTCATGGCTATGTCCTAGGTCACCAGCAGGACAGAGAATGTAGGAGCTCACTGTGGTCAcaggcagcagggctgcaggttCCTTGCTCTGATCCTCTGCTGGGTTGTACTTCCTGGCATTCAGGAGGCACAAATTAAAATTCACCGACACTCTGAACACACATCCACAAAGGGCGTTATAATTTCCAAGTGTGTTCACactgatttatttaatttcaccTTGTGAGGTAGGTGTGAGGTAGGCAGGTTTTTGGGAGAAAAACCATCAACATCCTCATCTCCCCTAATTTACACCTCTATCATCTGAGGCTTGTTCAGCGTTGCTATTTTATatacacacttaaaaaataatttgggtaaATCTGATTAGTGGGGAGGACTTAAGGCAGTTCACAGCCCTTCCAAAGTGGCTCTGGGACAAGACTTTGGTTTTCTAGTATCATGTTCAGTATTCAAAAGCATGGCTTTATACTTTTCCTATCCCATATATATTTACCCCAAAACtaatccacattttattttcaaaaatatttatttgagagacaaagtaAGCAAGcgagagagcacacaaacaggggcagagagagagggaaaagcagggtcccccgctgagcagggaacctgatgcagagcttgatcccagggtcctgagattgtgacctgagccagcaggcagatgcttaatagactgagccaccacCAGGGCACCGCCTAATCCACATTTTAACCTTGCAAAATTGCGtgcacttccttccttcctgtagAAAAGCACACAGATCTAGGTCTTCCCACAGTGCTGTAGAGGACACCAGATGGCGTGTAATAATACAGTACTACAAAACAAACGGTGTTAACTTCACGGGGTCTTTACCGTCTCTCTCCCCGCCAGAGTCTAAGTAGCTGGGGAAGGGGCTGGTCTGTGGCAGGCATAGCACTGGGGCCTGCCTGAACCGCAGTTGACAATGGGGGCTGCAGAACACATGAAGGAGTCACTGACATGACAATTAACATCTGGCATGTTTTTAACtgattattttatagaaaaagaaattgggagtcccttttctcccccaaatgctttaagaaaaaaacaaacaaacatgtaatATTGAGCTTGTTTTGGTATCAGTAAATATCACCAAGAAACTACGTGTCTGCCTCCTAAAGGTAGACACCAAGACCCTTAAGGAGTTCTCCAGGGCACAAAAATCACAGAGTTCTAGAAACAGTAACATTCTAGATCACATCTGGAGTGTACCGTCCTGTCAAGTACTGTGCTGTCTACTGTGGTAGCTACCAGCCGGCACTCAACTCTTTTATTTAAGTCAAaatcggggcagcccgggtggctcagcggtttagcgccgcctgcagcccagggcgtgatcctggggacccggggtcgggtcccgcgtcgggctccccgcgtggagcctgcttctccctctgcctgggtctctgcctccctctctgtgtctctcatgaataaataaataaaatcttaaaaaaaaaaaagattaaaataaaaatcggggctcagtcagctgggcatctgccttcagctcaggtcctgatcccagggccctgggatggagccccatgtctgcttctccctccgccgcaccccctgctcttgctcgctccctccctctccaacaaataaataaaacctaaatgaaaaagaaatgcaattaaaaacGCAGTTCCTGGGGTCGTGCTCGGCGGCCACACGTGCCAAGTGGGTGCCTTTACCGGACACACAAGTAGGGATCACCAccctccgggggggggggggagtctccAGGCGGCGCTGCTCTAGATCATGGACAGAAGTGACCAAATGCtgtaataatgagaaaaaagctCGGGTTTCCTGGAGAAGGGCAGGGAACACCAAGCCCTGGGCCGGTCTTCCCACCCTGGGGGGCAGCATCCTGCAGGGAGGTGCTTCCCCCGCGcccccggcggggggggggggggcgtgctcCACTGAAGTCTCAACCCGGTGCATTCAGgctttttcaagtaggctccacacccagcgtggagcccggGGCAGGGTTTGAACTCCAAGCccgaggtcaggacctgagctgagatccagtcCGACGCTTAAGGGACTGAGACGCGCAGGCGCGCCGCAGGTGAAAAGGCCCGGGGGCCGCCGCCCCTGCCCGCCCGCGCAGGTCCCGCGCACGCGCTCTGCCCAGCCTCCTCCTCGGGCACCTCGCGGGGACCCCGGCGATCCTTTCCAAGCCCGCCAGCCGCACGTCTTTGCAAATCTTTGCAGACCTGacaccccgcccccgccgcccactCTCCGCGTCGCGCCGCCGGGCCGCACCTGAGCAGATGCGCTGCACCTTGAGCCGCGCGTTGTAGACCTGGGCCACCCGCACCGTGATCTCCTCCAGCTTCGCGCTCCCCGGCGTCTGCAGCAGGAACTGGCTCTCGTCGCCCCGTTTCACGTGCAGCAGAACCATGGCGGCCCCGGAGACCCCGCCGCGGCGGCGAGGAGGCCCGGGAGGCCGTAACCCGAGGGGGACCCGCGACCACCGACTAACCGCTGCTTAGAGACCGGAACCCGGGGCTCGCGCGCCCGCCGCGGAGGGACGCGGAGGGGGGCGCACTCGCTCCCGGAAGTGGCTGTTGCCAGGAGCAACAGAGAAACACAGAGGCCCCCGCTCCAGTCAGAAGCGACGGTGGGGAGGCCGCAGGGCGCGAGGTCCGGCGTCGCGCTCCCGGAAGCAGGTGCTGCCTGGCAACGATCCACACAGCTCGACGCCGAGCCCCCCTTCCGGAAGTGCCTGTTGTCTGGGCAACCGCCCAACACAACGCAAGCCGCGGGAGGGGGACGCGGGACGTCCCGCCcgaggttccacgcagggagctggcTGCGACGGGAGGAGGCTGCTAGGTCGGGAGTGAGTGGGGCGGTGAGCACCTCCGGGCCCCGAGCGCCGCAGCGAGCCCCGTCCCCGTCCGCGCAGCACCGCCTCCGCCGTCCGCCCCACCACTTCCGGAAGTGCTGCCCGCGGCTTCCGGGCTGGAGGAGTTCGGGAAGTGCGCGCGGGGGCTGCTGGGTATGGGGCGGCCCTGGGCCGGGGCTGTCTCGGGGCCCGGTGCTGGGAGGCTCGGGCGGCTGCTGCCGCGGCGGCCGTCCCCAGACTGTCAGCCAGCCGTCGCCCGACAGGTTCCTACTGAGCGGGCGCTGTTCCCGGCGTCGCTGCGGTCCTGGAGCTCACAGTCCAGGGGAagtgacaaagagaaaacaaaatacgGGGACAAGGCAATTCTCACAGGAGTCTAGAGGAAACCAAATAGGGCGACTGGCTCTTTAGACCTGCAGGGCCCCGTCGGGGAGGACGCTTGCACCGAGCCTGATAACGGTGCAAGGTTATCTCCTTCAGCGGCTGCCGAATAGGAATGGACTGGAAGGTTGCACCTGCTGCTTTGCACCTGCTGCTTTGTGTTCCTGAGACTTGGGCGCTCACCGTGGACACTTcatccctggggggtggggggggcgtgCCGCGCGGGTGGTGTGTGACCGTGGACCCAGGGCCTCCCATGAAGAGGGCTACAGTGATGCTGCTCAGACAGCGtatggagcccagggagcagaggAGTTTTCATGTCCTGGGACGTGCACCAACGGCCAAGGTCTCTCTCCCCAGAGGGGGAAGGGGGCCTGCTGCGGCATCTGAGCTCCTCACTGCTGGCCATAAGGTCATCCCCCTGTTTATCCTGAGTCCCATTCTGTATCCATCAAGCCTACTGCTCAAAACCTGGTTGACAGTGAACTAACGTTCACACCAAAAACCTGTACAAGAATGTTCCTGGCCGCTTTATTTATAGCAGTCCCAAACCAGGAACAACCCAGATAGCCTTCAGTGGGTGGGTGAATGGTTAAGCCAGCcgtggtacatccataccatgagataccacttggcaataaaaaggaatagacaaagggcacgtaggtggctcagtgggttaagggtctgactgttgattttggctcaggtcgtatctccgggtcctggaatcaagctttCCACTCAGCGCagagactgcttgggattctctctctctctctctccttctacttgtgctctcaaataaataaaatcttaaaaaaaaaaaaaaaaagggaatgtacTATTGACACATGCAGTCTAGATGAATCTCCCAAGGAATTATGCTGAGTAGAAAAAGTCACTCCCAAAAGGTCATCTACCACGATTCCATCTATATAATGCTCTTCAAGTGGcagaattatagaaatggagaatagaTTGGTGGCTAAGGACAAGGGAGGGGAGATGGGATGCGACGGGAAGGCAGCAGGAAAAGGGCAACACAAGGATCTTTTCCCAGTGATGGGAATGTTTTGCATCAATGTTCACATCCTGGttatactatagttttgtaaaatATTACCACTGTGGGGAACTGTGTAAAGGGTTCATGGAATCTCTCtaatatttcttacaactgcatatatagataaatagatatctCAATCATCTTAAAATGCAAAGTTCCTTTAAAAAGCCTATTATTCTCTATAACTTCTTAGAGGTTAATGAACATAATCCAGTGGTTTAAGGATCAAggttaggggtgcttgggtggctcagttcgttaagtgtccgactcttggttttggctcaggtcatgatctgagggttttgggatcaagccctgcagggACTGTGCTTGagtttccctctccttctgcccctcccccactcacgctctccctctaaaataaagtctttaaaaaaaaaaaacaaggtttcTGTTCTGAATAGCAATCATGTAGTGCTGCATAAAGGCAATACTCAAGGGATCTActggccttggccttggcctttgGGTTCCTCAGGTCAGTGTCCTATGTCTGGCTGTCCTTGAGCCTATTTCCTTTCTAcccccacttgtttattttgctgtggGTTAGAGAATCATCATTCCTCCTTCAGTGTTGTTTTCAAGCCAACAAGACTTTGAATGAGGGCCTGACAGAGTACATGCATGGACTTCTTAAATGATGATTTGTAGTCTCAGAATATCTTAGAGTATTATATAGAGAAGTGAAATGGATGAAGCAAGGTCTTGAATCAAAACACCTGACTTGACAATGAGTTAATTCCCAGATATCATTAAACTTGGATATAAAAAAGTTCAAGGAAAATGGCTTAGAAAAATTCTTCCCTCTTGAGCAAAGCAGTCAACACGGTAAAGACaggtatatttatttcatatgacAGCACATTTCACAGGATATGTACAGAATGTTTGTATACCACTGACTTTAATACTGTACTTCTATAAAGTATATAGTTATAAATATTGTATGCCACATAAGCAATAAAATTCTTACATATAAACAGCAATctactatagagaacaaagaatTCACAAAGAGATCCTTAGTGTCTAATTGCTCTGCTTTTAACAGAGctggtaaatattttaataacacagAATAATGGCTAGTTATTTGCAGCATACCTTTAACTTTCCTAACTCTGTGCCCTTTCAGCAACTTGCCAAATAATTTTCCTGATAAAGGCTGAGCTGCTGCACGATATGTATATTTTAGACAGTAGTTTATATTCAATAGGAAACATTGCTCACACAACTGCAATCTGCACTAGTGAAGTTTATAATGAATTCTTCTGCTAATGGACAGCAAATACCATATACACTAATCACATAGATGTTAAAGCCACAGTTTCAACAAGTTAATTCACATTCTGAAGCACACTGCTTATAGTAATACTGCTGTTTAAAATATACTACTGCTGAAATGATTAGAACCCCCAAAAAGCACAATATAAAACTCACAAGAGTTACTTCTAACAGCAAATCTGGGCTGTTAACAGAGAGGATTACTTCTATAAATATAGTATTTTGATAACATTTGAGCATTTAGAAAAGTGCTTTTTTCCTACTggatttgctttatgtatttaagtgCAATGCAGTTTGCTGTGCTTTTCCATTTTACATAATCTTAGCCATGAACTCTATTTTCTGATATTCTCCCAATGCACATCTCTAAAGGTTAAATGTGGACAACAGAATTTAGGTGGACATATACAACTCGTTTTATAAAAGCAACGTTAATATAACTCTTAACGGGTAAAGATGATTTTAACTAAAACCGACAACAAAACAACTACTGCCCGAGGAGTTTTCTGTTTGGAATTATTTAATGATATCAAAATACTACATTGTGTAAAAATTCTGTGAACTtcataaaattaacaaaagcagGATCAGTTGCATATTGGCAGTGCAGGAGACAAAATCCACAGCTGATTTGAGGGACGGCCTCTAAATATGTAAAGCAGCATCACAGATGTGTTGCATAGCCTCTCAAAGGGACAGAGCACACACACTTGAGTAGATCCCCAATTCCAAGCATTCTGAGGATTGCTGCCTTCCCTGCTAACGAAGTTCTAGAGTGGAAGCAGCAAAGACCAAGTGTGCGGTAGAAATGGGCAACATACACTTTAGTGCAGAGAGAGGGGAGTACATTTAGCTCTAATATTTCTCTTTGAACTTAGAGGTATGTGCCTTCCTGACAGATAAGGCCATAGTGCTTTTTTGTAAGGGCTGGAGTGTCCATCCACATCACAGTGTCCACACAATAG from Canis aureus isolate CA01 chromosome 30, VMU_Caureus_v.1.0, whole genome shotgun sequence includes the following:
- the CFAP298 gene encoding cilia- and flagella-associated protein 298, with protein sequence MVLLHVKRGDESQFLLQTPGSAKLEEITVRVAQVYNARLKVQRICSEMEELAEHGIFLPPNMQGLTDDQIEELKLRDEWGEKCVPSGGSVFKKDNIGRRNGQAPNEKMKQILKKTIEEAKAIISKKQVEAGVCVTIEMVEAALDQLRGAVMIVYPMGLPPYDPIRKEFENKEDLSGTQAGLNVIRESEAQLWWVAKELRRTKTLSDYVGKNEKTKIIVKIQQRGQGAPAREPVISSEEQKQLMLYYQRRQEELKKLEENDDDSCLNSPWADNTALKRHFHGVKDIKWRPR